CATGAGTGCTTTTAGGGTGCACAAATGCCATTTTAGACCCGCCAGCGCCTTTTCTTGGATTTTCATCAATAAGTTTAACTTGTTTTTCTTTCATTACTTCTATGCTGTTTTCTATATTATCAACTAAGATCGCAATGTGATGTATCCCTTCACCTCTTTTTTCAATAAATTTTGCAACAGTACCATCAGGCGAAGTTGATTCTAAAAGTTCTAAATGAACCCCCCCAATATCTAGAAATCCAACCTTTACTTTTTGCTCGGGGACCTCCTCTATATTATCAACTTTTAATCCAAGAGCCTCTTCATAAAATTTTAGAGACTCTTCTAAATTGTTCACGGCTATTCCAATATGGTCTATTTTTTTAATCATTAAATCCACCCCGTATAACATTCTTTAATCTAGGAATTAACTCCTCAATAACCATGTACGGATCTTTTTCCCTATTTGCTATCTTTTTTGCGTATTCTTCCATTTCTTCTTCACTTATCACATCATATAGATTTCTAATGAATAAGTTTTGGAGTATATTTACCAACTCAGTTTTTCCCCTAATTATCCTCTTTTTTTCGTGATGGCCAGATTCAATTAAATATTTGTGATGATTCTTAAGGGAGTCATAAAGTTTGTTGGCACCATCATCTTTATTCCCATAGGTTTTTATTATAGGTGGGGCCCAGCCTTCTTTTTTCTCTGAGAGTTCTAGCATCATCCTTATTTCCAAGATGCATTTCTCGACACCTTCGATATCTGCTTTATTGACTGCAAATATATCACCTATTTCCATAATTCCCGCTTTTAATGTTTGGACACTATCCCCCATGCTCGGAACAGAAACAACGACTACAGTGTCTGCTACTTTCACTATGTCGACTTCTACTTGTCCCGCACCGACCGTTTCAATAATAATTACATCTTTTCCAAATGCATCAAGTGCTTTAATAGTATTTCCAGTTGCCTCAGAAAGGCCCCCTAGATTGCCTCTTGTAGCCATACTTCTAATGAAAACATCTCTATC
The Methanofastidiosum sp. DNA segment above includes these coding regions:
- the meaB gene encoding methylmalonyl Co-A mutase-associated GTPase MeaB, yielding MNSYDELIKRMISGDRRALGKIITLMENDPSSSAYIIPQIHNLTGRAHIIGITGPPGSGKSSIVDKLISCYRKEGLKVGVIAIDPTSPFTGGAILGDRIRMKQHYIDRDVFIRSMATRGNLGGLSEATGNTIKALDAFGKDVIIIETVGAGQVEVDIVKVADTVVVVSVPSMGDSVQTLKAGIMEIGDIFAVNKADIEGVEKCILEIRMMLELSEKKEGWAPPIIKTYGNKDDGANKLYDSLKNHHKYLIESGHHEKKRIIRGKTELVNILQNLFIRNLYDVISEEEMEEYAKKIANREKDPYMVIEELIPRLKNVIRGGFND
- the mce gene encoding methylmalonyl-CoA epimerase, yielding MIKKIDHIGIAVNNLEESLKFYEEALGLKVDNIEEVPEQKVKVGFLDIGGVHLELLESTSPDGTVAKFIEKRGEGIHHIAILVDNIENSIEVMKEKQVKLIDENPRKGAGGSKMAFVHPKSTHGILLELYEK